Proteins encoded by one window of Ovis canadensis isolate MfBH-ARS-UI-01 breed Bighorn chromosome 14, ARS-UI_OviCan_v2, whole genome shotgun sequence:
- the LOC138418696 gene encoding transcription factor Sp5-like yields MAPPPPPLAAARREADPTPLWPFCSPTCSVGAYSSRLRPNMAAAPAALPSPSLPPSSRGAAAAAAAAAAAARGMLDGEAEVSRDSPGGRWHRAPSLPRKS; encoded by the coding sequence atggcgccgccgccgccgccgctcgcgGCCGCTCGCAGAGAGGCAGATCCCACGCCGCTGTGGCCGTTCTGCTCGCCCACTTGCTCGGTCGGCGCCTACAGCAGCCGCCTCAGACCCAACATGGCGGCGGCGCCGGCTGCGctaccctcccccagcctcccgcCCTCAAGCcgcggcgcggcggcggcggcggcggcagcagcggcggcggcgcggggcaTGCTGGACGGGGAGGCCGAGGTCTCGCGAGACTCGCCTGGCGGCCGGTGGCACAGGGCTCCTTCGCTGCCTCGGAAGTCCTAG